One window of the Thiohalophilus sp. genome contains the following:
- the proC gene encoding pyrroline-5-carboxylate reductase codes for MKNAKIGFIGGGNMARSLIGGLCQSGLPPASLHVSEPDESRRQALHDDYGITVHGDNQAVVDACEVVVLAVKPQALKQVISELQSAPDDGKLYLTIAAGIRTDAIEQWLGGERAIVRAMPNTPALVQSGATGLFANRHVTRQQKDLAESILRAVGLTVWVEEEAQMDAVTAVSGSGPAYFFLVMEAMEKAGVKLGLPEETARLLTLQTAFGAAKLALEIEEDPAQLRRNVTSPGGTTEQAILALQDRELEAIFEQALQAARDRARELADELGQ; via the coding sequence ATGAAAAACGCAAAAATCGGTTTTATCGGTGGCGGCAACATGGCGCGCAGTCTTATCGGCGGGCTCTGCCAGAGCGGTCTGCCGCCGGCCTCTTTGCATGTCTCCGAACCGGATGAGAGCCGGCGTCAGGCGCTGCATGACGACTACGGCATCACGGTGCATGGTGATAATCAGGCCGTGGTCGATGCCTGCGAGGTGGTGGTGCTGGCGGTCAAGCCGCAGGCCCTCAAGCAGGTTATCAGCGAACTGCAGTCCGCCCCGGACGACGGCAAACTCTATCTGACCATCGCCGCCGGCATTCGCACCGACGCGATTGAACAATGGCTGGGTGGCGAGCGGGCCATCGTACGCGCCATGCCCAATACCCCGGCACTGGTTCAGTCCGGGGCTACCGGCCTGTTTGCCAACCGGCATGTCACTCGCCAGCAGAAGGATCTGGCCGAGTCGATTCTGCGCGCCGTCGGCCTGACAGTCTGGGTCGAGGAGGAGGCGCAGATGGATGCGGTCACCGCTGTCTCCGGCAGCGGCCCGGCCTATTTTTTCCTGGTCATGGAGGCCATGGAAAAAGCCGGGGTCAAACTGGGCCTGCCCGAGGAGACGGCCCGGCTGTTGACCCTGCAGACCGCCTTCGGCGCCGCCAAACTGGCACTGGAGATCGAGGAGGATCCGGCCCAATTGCGGCGCAATGTCACCTCCCCCGGGGGCACCACCGAACAGGCGATTCTGGCTCTGCAGGATCGCGAGCTTGAGGCAATCTTTGAACAGGCCCTGCAGGCCGCCCGGGATCGGGCCCGCGAACTGGCCGATGAACTGGGACAATAA
- a CDS encoding DUF2283 domain-containing protein — MKVSYFEDTDTLYIEFRDSGIAESKDLDENTILDVDAKGNVCAITFEHASQRTDVSHLIVEGIAA, encoded by the coding sequence ATGAAAGTCAGCTACTTTGAAGACACTGACACGCTCTACATTGAGTTCCGTGACAGTGGCATAGCGGAGTCTAAAGACCTGGATGAAAACACCATTCTTGACGTGGATGCCAAGGGCAATGTCTGCGCAATCACGTTCGAGCACGCAAGCCAGCGCACTGACGTAAGCCATCTGATTGTTGAAGGTATTGCGGCATAA
- a CDS encoding IS110 family transposase, with the protein MKKIARIGLDLAKNVFQVHAVTTTGEVIVSKSLKRAKLLEFFAQCEPCLVGMEACGSAHHWARELTVLGHEVRLMAAQFVTPYRKSGKNDRNDAEAICEAVSRPTMRFVPVKTVEQQAILSVHRSRTLLIGERTALINHLRGLLGEFGIVLPQGAKKVRQEMPRVLEDAENGLPDIAREVFADNYTRLRQLDQRINEYDCRIAQIAKDNHLAQRIMQIEGVGPITATAVVASVGEAKTFANGRQFAAWLGLTPRQKSSGGRSRLGRISKRGDTYLRTLIIHGSRSAMLQTSKRDDAKSRWVESLKERRNQNVAAVALAAKNARIMWAMLSRDEPYRRAA; encoded by the coding sequence ATGAAAAAGATAGCACGTATTGGATTGGATCTTGCAAAAAATGTATTCCAGGTTCATGCCGTTACAACAACAGGTGAAGTTATCGTTAGCAAAAGCCTAAAACGTGCCAAGCTATTGGAATTTTTTGCGCAGTGTGAGCCCTGCCTGGTTGGCATGGAAGCCTGTGGTAGCGCGCATCACTGGGCACGTGAATTGACGGTATTAGGACACGAAGTGCGCCTCATGGCGGCACAATTTGTCACGCCCTATCGCAAGAGCGGCAAGAATGATCGTAATGATGCCGAGGCGATCTGCGAAGCGGTATCGCGCCCGACGATGCGATTTGTACCAGTGAAAACAGTTGAACAACAGGCCATATTGAGCGTACACCGATCTCGCACTCTATTGATTGGAGAACGGACCGCGTTAATTAACCATCTGCGTGGCTTGTTAGGTGAATTTGGGATTGTGTTGCCGCAGGGAGCAAAGAAAGTTCGGCAGGAGATGCCTCGGGTGCTCGAAGATGCAGAGAATGGATTGCCGGATATAGCACGTGAAGTATTTGCAGATAATTATACAAGACTGAGACAGCTCGATCAGAGGATAAATGAGTATGACTGTCGAATTGCACAAATAGCCAAGGATAATCACCTGGCACAGCGGATCATGCAAATAGAAGGGGTGGGACCGATTACGGCAACGGCTGTGGTTGCGAGCGTGGGTGAAGCCAAAACCTTTGCGAATGGTAGGCAGTTTGCGGCCTGGTTAGGCCTGACTCCACGACAAAAGTCGTCGGGCGGACGGAGCCGTTTAGGACGAATCAGTAAACGGGGTGATACATATCTACGTACCCTTATCATCCACGGGAGTCGTTCTGCCATGTTACAGACATCCAAGCGAGATGATGCGAAGAGCCGTTGGGTTGAGTCTTTGAAAGAGCGGCGGAATCAGAATGTGGCGGCGGTGGCGCTTGCTGCAAAAAATGCACGGATTATGTGGGCGATGTTGTCACGTGATGAACCCTATCGCCGAGCAGCGTAG
- a CDS encoding YggT family protein: MNYVSNAGVFLIQTIFGLYAIVVLLRLLLQLTRADFYNPISQFLVKATSAPLRPLRRFIPGYGGIDFAAVVLLLILKLVEITLISLFPEFPPLDIGGTVALAVVELLKLLVNVFIFGIIIMAVLSWISPGTYNPVAALLHQLTEPVLRPFRRLLPPMGGLDLTPLIALVALWLVMLLIIAPLQDGICGLSLFNSTYCRARLL, translated from the coding sequence ATGAACTACGTCAGTAACGCCGGGGTTTTCCTGATCCAGACGATTTTCGGGCTGTACGCCATCGTGGTGCTGCTGCGCCTGCTGCTGCAGCTGACGCGGGCCGATTTTTACAATCCCATCTCCCAGTTTCTGGTCAAGGCCACCTCGGCGCCGCTGCGCCCCCTGCGCCGCTTCATCCCCGGTTACGGCGGCATCGACTTCGCCGCCGTGGTGTTGCTGCTGATCCTCAAGCTGGTCGAGATCACCCTGATCAGCCTGTTCCCTGAATTTCCGCCGCTGGACATCGGCGGCACCGTGGCGCTGGCCGTGGTCGAACTGCTCAAGCTGCTGGTGAATGTCTTTATCTTCGGCATCATCATCATGGCGGTGCTCAGCTGGATCTCGCCCGGCACCTATAACCCGGTGGCGGCCCTGTTGCACCAGCTCACCGAGCCGGTGCTGCGGCCCTTCCGCCGCCTGCTGCCGCCGATGGGCGGGCTGGACCTGACCCCGCTGATCGCTCTGGTGGCGCTATGGCTGGTGATGCTGCTGATCATCGCCCCGCTGCAGGACGGCATCTGCGGCCTGAGCCTGTTCAACAGCACCTACTGCCGTGCCCGGCTTCTATAG
- a CDS encoding type IV pilus twitching motility protein PilT, translating into MDITELLAFGVKNGASDLHLSAGLPPMIRVDGDVRRINIPAMEHKTVHSLVYDIMNDKQRKDFEEFLETDFSFEIQGLARFRVNAFNHNRGAAAVFRTIPSKIMTLEELNCPAVFKEVSDNARGIVLVTGPTGSGKSTTLAGMVDYKNENDYGHILTIEDPIEFVHESKKCLVNQREVHRDTLGFSEALRSALREDPDIILVGELRDLETIRLALTAAETGHLVFGTLHTSSAAKTIDRIIDVFPAAEKGMVRSMLSESLRAVIAQTLLKKIGGGRVAAHEIMVGTSAIRNLIREDKVAQMYSAIQTGQQYGMQTLDQNLQDLVQRGVVSKQEARVKAANKDTFD; encoded by the coding sequence ATGGACATAACCGAACTGCTGGCCTTTGGCGTGAAAAACGGCGCCTCGGATCTTCACCTGTCCGCCGGACTGCCGCCCATGATTCGCGTCGACGGGGACGTGCGGCGTATTAATATCCCGGCCATGGAACACAAGACCGTGCACTCGCTGGTGTACGACATCATGAACGACAAGCAGCGCAAGGATTTCGAGGAATTTCTGGAAACCGACTTTTCCTTTGAAATCCAGGGCCTGGCCCGTTTTCGTGTCAACGCCTTCAACCATAATCGCGGCGCGGCGGCGGTGTTCAGGACCATCCCCTCCAAGATTATGACTCTGGAGGAACTCAACTGTCCGGCGGTGTTCAAGGAGGTCTCCGATAACGCGCGCGGCATCGTGCTGGTCACCGGCCCGACCGGTTCCGGTAAATCCACCACCCTGGCAGGGATGGTCGATTACAAGAACGAGAACGACTATGGTCACATTCTGACCATCGAGGATCCGATCGAATTCGTGCATGAATCCAAAAAATGCCTGGTCAACCAGCGCGAGGTGCATCGCGACACCCTTGGCTTCAGCGAGGCGCTGCGCTCCGCCCTGCGTGAGGATCCCGACATCATCCTGGTGGGCGAGCTGCGCGATCTGGAAACCATTCGCCTGGCCCTGACCGCTGCCGAAACCGGCCACCTGGTCTTCGGCACCCTGCATACCAGCTCCGCGGCCAAGACCATCGATCGTATCATCGACGTGTTCCCGGCGGCGGAAAAAGGCATGGTCCGCTCCATGCTCTCCGAGTCGCTGCGCGCGGTTATCGCCCAGACCCTGTTAAAGAAGATCGGCGGCGGCCGGGTGGCGGCCCACGAGATCATGGTCGGCACCTCTGCCATTCGCAACCTGATTCGCGAGGACAAGGTGGCGCAGATGTACTCCGCCATCCAGACCGGCCAGCAGTACGGCATGCAGACGCTCGATCAGAACCTGCAGGACCTGGTCCAGCGCGGCGTAGTCAGCAAGCAGGAAGCGCGCGTCAAGGCGGCCAACAAGGACACTTTCGATTAA
- a CDS encoding BrnT family toxin — translation MDGLEFAWDERKNLSNQEKHSVSFGEAQTVFYDEFARLIHDPEHSEDQDRFILLGFSNQIRMLVVCHCYREEEQLIRIISARKATKSEQKMYEGFRDER, via the coding sequence ATGGATGGGTTGGAATTTGCATGGGATGAAAGGAAGAATCTCAGCAATCAGGAGAAGCACTCGGTTTCCTTTGGAGAAGCGCAAACCGTGTTCTATGACGAATTTGCCCGCTTAATCCATGACCCCGAACATTCGGAAGATCAAGATCGGTTTATCCTCCTGGGTTTTAGCAACCAAATTCGAATGCTTGTCGTTTGCCACTGCTACAGGGAAGAAGAGCAACTCATACGAATTATTTCAGCCCGAAAGGCCACCAAATCCGAGCAAAAAATGTATGAAGGTTTTCGCGATGAAAGATAA
- the kaiC gene encoding circadian clock protein KaiC: protein MATKQDTESGKTGLPDIRDHTATPRIDSPVAATGIEGFDFIMRGGLPAARPTLLRGGPGTGKTVISLSFLCHGLDTGEPGVVVTFDESPQALIRHTDALGLNLRRHIEAGRARILDMRPDRDEMTSGETLELSAILARIDHAIEETGARRLVIDAIDGLEGAFIGAEKSLQFELRRVFDWIRERQTTTLINISEHGDFNRCYGIEDYIADCVIALKQEITERVMIRLLRVVKRRGGGHGTNEFPYLIDHEGIFVMPLTATRLHASPTSERLSTGIPGLDGMLGGEGIYRGVTAMYSGQSGTGKTTFAACFARAACERGEDVLYLSFEEGDDELMRNQRSVGIDLRAHLDTPRGRGRLVLEPMLAAETGWEEHLLRILRAVHQHQPAIVILDPLSALSHKLVGANSTAMVLRLLSLLRVEGVTTVATELLTDNSGGESTLGISSAIDMWIKLRREERDYTLHRLLTVVKSRGMPTADYVNEYTLSDQGVVTRGRPGTQGAEQS from the coding sequence ATGGCAACAAAGCAAGACACTGAATCGGGCAAGACCGGCCTGCCGGATATCCGTGACCACACTGCGACTCCCCGCATCGACTCGCCGGTCGCCGCGACCGGTATTGAAGGCTTCGACTTCATCATGCGCGGCGGCCTGCCCGCTGCCCGCCCCACCCTGCTGCGCGGCGGACCCGGCACCGGCAAGACGGTCATCAGCCTGAGTTTTCTGTGTCATGGCCTGGACACCGGCGAACCCGGCGTAGTGGTCACCTTCGATGAATCGCCGCAGGCCCTGATCCGGCACACCGATGCTTTGGGCCTGAACCTGAGGAGGCATATCGAGGCCGGCCGGGCGCGCATTCTGGACATGCGTCCCGATCGCGATGAAATGACGAGCGGGGAAACACTGGAATTAAGCGCCATCCTGGCCCGCATCGATCATGCCATTGAAGAGACCGGCGCCCGAAGACTGGTGATCGATGCCATCGACGGCCTGGAAGGCGCCTTCATCGGCGCCGAGAAAAGCCTGCAGTTCGAATTGCGCCGCGTCTTCGACTGGATCCGCGAACGGCAAACCACCACGTTGATTAACATAAGTGAACACGGTGACTTCAACCGGTGCTACGGCATCGAGGACTACATCGCCGACTGCGTCATCGCGCTCAAGCAGGAGATCACCGAACGCGTCATGATCCGCCTGCTGCGGGTGGTCAAGCGCCGCGGCGGCGGCCACGGCACCAATGAGTTCCCCTATCTCATCGACCATGAAGGCATCTTCGTAATGCCGCTGACCGCCACGCGCCTGCACGCCAGTCCCACCAGCGAGCGGTTATCCACCGGCATCCCCGGCCTTGACGGCATGCTCGGCGGGGAAGGCATTTACCGGGGCGTGACGGCCATGTATTCCGGCCAGTCCGGCACCGGCAAGACTACATTCGCCGCTTGCTTCGCCCGCGCCGCCTGCGAGCGCGGCGAGGATGTACTCTACCTGAGCTTCGAGGAAGGGGACGATGAACTCATGCGCAACCAGCGCAGCGTCGGCATTGACCTGAGAGCCCATCTCGACACACCCCGGGGCAGAGGGCGGCTGGTGCTGGAACCCATGCTGGCGGCGGAGACGGGCTGGGAGGAGCATTTGTTGCGGATACTGCGAGCGGTACATCAGCACCAGCCCGCCATCGTGATTCTGGACCCGCTCAGCGCCCTGAGCCACAAGCTGGTCGGCGCCAACAGCACGGCCATGGTGCTGCGCCTGCTGTCGCTGCTCAGGGTCGAGGGCGTGACGACGGTGGCCACGGAACTGCTGACGGACAACAGCGGTGGTGAGAGCACGCTCGGCATCTCGTCGGCCATCGACATGTGGATCAAACTGCGCCGCGAGGAACGCGACTATACGCTGCACCGGCTGCTGACAGTCGTCAAATCCCGTGGCATGCCCACCGCGGATTACGTCAACGAATACACCCTGAGCGATCAGGGAGTGGTCACCCGGGGCCGGCCCGGCACGCAGGGAGCGGAACAATCATGA
- a CDS encoding YggS family pyridoxal phosphate-dependent enzyme produces the protein MNSIAQRLETVRARITQAEQQAGRAPGSVRLLAVSKTRPIDDLRAALVAGQTCFGENYLQDALPKIAALADEPIEWHYIGPIQSNKTREIAEHFAWVHSVDRLKIARRLGEQRPAHLPPLNLCLQINTSGEASKSGIAPDEALELARALADLPHLQLRGLMTIPAPAEDFEQQRMPFRRLRELYDQLNGQGLALDTLSMGMTGDMEAAIAEGSTMVRIGTAIFGARAPNKGRGTRDE, from the coding sequence ATGAACAGCATAGCGCAACGGCTCGAAACGGTTCGGGCACGAATCACACAAGCCGAACAGCAGGCGGGGCGGGCCCCCGGCTCGGTCCGGCTGCTGGCGGTGAGCAAAACCCGACCCATCGACGATCTGCGCGCCGCGCTGGTCGCGGGGCAGACCTGTTTCGGCGAGAATTACCTGCAGGACGCCCTGCCCAAGATCGCCGCCCTGGCCGACGAGCCCATCGAGTGGCACTACATCGGTCCCATCCAGTCCAACAAGACCCGTGAGATCGCCGAGCATTTCGCCTGGGTCCACAGCGTGGACCGGCTCAAGATCGCCCGGCGCCTGGGCGAACAACGCCCGGCCCACCTGCCGCCGCTCAACCTCTGCCTGCAGATCAACACCTCCGGCGAAGCCAGCAAATCCGGCATTGCCCCCGACGAGGCCCTCGAACTGGCCCGGGCCCTCGCCGATCTGCCCCACCTGCAGCTGCGCGGGCTGATGACGATCCCTGCCCCGGCGGAAGATTTTGAACAGCAACGGATGCCGTTTCGCCGCTTGCGCGAGCTGTACGACCAGCTCAACGGACAAGGCCTGGCCCTGGATACCCTGTCGATGGGCATGACCGGCGACATGGAAGCCGCCATCGCCGAAGGCAGCACCATGGTGCGGATCGGCACCGCGATATTTGGCGCTCGCGCGCCCAATAAGGGCCGAGGGACGAGGGACGAGTGA
- a CDS encoding diguanylate cyclase produces the protein MFPDEAAFRSLVEQSSDTILLLDPAGTVAYANPAAEQLFGRPLANLIGEEFGGISTAEEQSDIYIPHPQRGNVATNARSTTIRLDDIPYTAVYLRDISERVQAEERLRQSSVALDAIDQGLMITRPDTTIVAVNPAFTTITGYTEEEALGHTPELQRTGRQEDEESFSEMRRILEREGHWTGALRRRRKNGEIYQEWLSISPVHRDNGNLIYYVAIFSDMTAINELRQLAHHDYLTGLFNRAALQQHLDEEMGRTARYGDVFSLIMFDLDHFKAINDRHGHDAGDRVLQQVAELTLDEVRDIDITARWGGEEFMILLPATDGDQAQVLAERIRKRIARTAFAEAGYITISLGIAEIPAGESLQDMILRVDQALYKAKETRNRSEMARKPGPREASR, from the coding sequence ATGTTTCCGGACGAGGCGGCATTCCGGTCTCTGGTCGAACAGTCCAGCGACACGATTCTGCTGCTCGATCCCGCCGGTACTGTTGCCTACGCCAACCCCGCCGCCGAGCAACTTTTCGGCCGTCCCCTGGCCAATCTGATTGGAGAGGAATTCGGCGGTATCTCCACGGCCGAGGAACAATCCGATATCTATATCCCGCATCCCCAGCGTGGAAACGTGGCGACCAATGCCCGCAGCACGACTATACGGCTGGATGATATTCCCTATACCGCCGTCTATCTGCGCGATATCAGCGAGCGCGTCCAGGCGGAGGAACGGCTGCGGCAATCTTCCGTCGCCCTGGACGCCATCGATCAGGGCCTGATGATCACCCGGCCGGATACCACCATCGTCGCCGTCAACCCGGCCTTCACCACGATTACCGGCTACACGGAGGAGGAGGCCCTGGGGCATACCCCGGAACTGCAGCGGACGGGACGGCAGGAAGATGAAGAGAGCTTTTCGGAAATGAGGCGCATCCTGGAGCGCGAGGGGCACTGGACGGGCGCGCTGCGGCGACGCCGCAAGAACGGCGAGATATACCAGGAGTGGCTGAGCATCAGCCCCGTCCACCGCGATAACGGCAATTTGATTTATTACGTCGCTATCTTCTCGGACATGACCGCCATCAACGAGTTGCGGCAGCTTGCTCATCACGACTATCTCACCGGTCTCTTCAATCGTGCCGCCCTGCAACAGCATCTGGATGAGGAAATGGGCCGCACAGCGCGCTACGGCGACGTGTTTTCCCTCATCATGTTCGATCTCGATCACTTCAAGGCGATCAACGACCGCCACGGACATGACGCGGGGGACCGGGTTCTGCAGCAGGTGGCCGAACTGACCCTGGACGAGGTGCGCGACATCGACATCACGGCGCGCTGGGGCGGCGAGGAGTTCATGATCCTGCTGCCGGCGACGGACGGTGACCAGGCGCAGGTCCTGGCCGAACGTATTCGAAAGCGAATAGCTCGTACCGCGTTTGCGGAGGCGGGATACATCACCATCAGCCTGGGCATCGCCGAAATACCTGCGGGCGAATCCCTGCAGGATATGATCCTGCGCGTGGACCAGGCCCTCTACAAGGCCAAGGAAACCCGCAACCGCTCTGAAATGGCCCGGAAACCCGGGCCCCGGGAAGCTTCCAGATGA
- a CDS encoding circadian clock KaiB family protein — translation MTTIVLRLYIAGKTATAERAINNLRRITADLEEHGQRVDVEVIDILERPQLAEDERILATPVVIKKLPEPLRRIVGDLSELDKVLIGLDLKEH, via the coding sequence ATGACCACCATCGTTCTGCGTCTCTACATCGCCGGCAAGACCGCCACGGCCGAACGCGCCATCAATAATTTACGCAGAATCACCGCCGATCTTGAGGAACACGGACAACGAGTGGACGTCGAAGTGATCGATATCCTGGAACGGCCGCAACTGGCCGAAGACGAGCGCATCCTGGCCACGCCCGTGGTCATCAAGAAGCTGCCGGAGCCGTTACGACGCATTGTCGGCGACCTATCGGAGCTGGACAAGGTGCTCATTGGCCTCGATCTCAAGGAGCACTGA
- a CDS encoding BrnA antitoxin family protein has translation MKDNYDFSNSVQNPYAKRLKKQITIRIDEDTIQYFKKLAEEKGIPYQSLINFYLRDCAETHCKPNVKWNST, from the coding sequence ATGAAAGATAATTACGATTTTTCGAATTCAGTGCAGAATCCCTATGCAAAACGTTTAAAAAAACAGATCACGATTCGTATTGATGAAGATACGATTCAGTACTTTAAAAAATTAGCCGAAGAAAAAGGTATTCCTTATCAAAGTCTGATAAATTTCTATCTAAGGGATTGTGCAGAAACGCACTGTAAACCGAATGTGAAGTGGAATAGCACATAA
- a CDS encoding PilT/PilU family type 4a pilus ATPase, with translation MDFESLLKLMVHKNASDLFITAGVAPSMKVNGKIMPVTQATLTPGQAEELVMGIMSEAQKKEFKEHNECNFAISASGIGRFRVSSFRQRNHAGMVLRKIEVNIPTFEELKLPPVLRDIAMTKRGLVIFVGGTGSGKSSSLAAMVGYRNKNSTGHIITIEDPIEFIHHHQGCIVTQREVGLDTESFEVALKNTLRQAPDVILIGEIRSRETMEHAIAFAETGHLCLATLHANNANQALDRIVNFFPEDRFNQLHLDLSLNLKAMIAQQLIPTPDGDGRVLAAEILINTPLMSDHIRKGEISKMKELMTKSNQAGMQTFDQALYYLYKEGSITYEDAINHADSANELRLMIKLGETKGEDVDSMTGALDGITIQET, from the coding sequence ATGGATTTTGAATCGTTACTGAAACTGATGGTGCACAAAAATGCCTCGGACCTGTTTATCACCGCAGGCGTGGCACCGAGCATGAAGGTCAATGGCAAGATCATGCCCGTGACCCAGGCGACCCTGACCCCCGGCCAGGCCGAGGAGCTGGTCATGGGGATCATGAGTGAGGCGCAGAAAAAGGAGTTCAAAGAGCACAATGAGTGCAACTTCGCTATCTCCGCCTCCGGCATCGGCCGCTTTCGTGTCAGCTCTTTTCGCCAGCGCAACCATGCCGGCATGGTGCTGCGTAAAATCGAAGTCAACATCCCGACTTTCGAGGAACTGAAACTGCCGCCGGTTCTGCGCGATATCGCCATGACCAAGCGCGGCCTGGTTATTTTCGTCGGCGGGACCGGTTCCGGTAAATCCAGTTCCCTCGCGGCCATGGTCGGTTATCGCAACAAGAACAGCACCGGCCATATCATTACCATCGAGGATCCGATCGAGTTTATCCATCACCACCAGGGCTGCATCGTCACTCAACGCGAGGTGGGCCTGGATACCGAAAGTTTTGAAGTCGCCCTGAAAAACACTCTGCGTCAGGCACCGGATGTCATTCTGATCGGCGAGATCCGTTCGCGCGAGACCATGGAACACGCCATCGCCTTTGCCGAAACCGGCCATCTGTGTCTGGCGACCCTGCACGCCAACAATGCCAACCAGGCACTGGATCGTATTGTCAACTTCTTCCCCGAGGATCGCTTCAACCAGCTGCACCTGGATCTGTCGCTCAACCTCAAGGCGATGATCGCCCAGCAATTGATCCCGACACCCGACGGTGACGGACGGGTATTGGCCGCCGAGATCCTGATCAACACGCCGTTGATGTCGGATCATATCCGCAAGGGCGAAATTTCCAAGATGAAGGAACTGATGACCAAGTCCAACCAGGCCGGCATGCAGACCTTCGACCAGGCGCTCTATTATCTCTACAAGGAAGGCAGCATCACTTATGAGGATGCGATCAACCACGCCGACTCCGCCAACGAACTGCGCCTGATGATCAAACTGGGCGAAACCAAGGGCGAAGACGTGGATTCCATGACCGGGGCGCTGGACGGGATTACCATTCAGGAAACCTGA